In the genome of Arthrobacter alpinus, the window TTGGCGAAGAACCGGCAAGACCCCCGATTACCGGTTTTCGCTAGCCAATGAGCGCACCTTCCTCGCCTGGGTACGCACTGCGTTGGCCCTCTTGGCTGGTGCCGTGGCGATCGACCAACTGGCCCCGGAGATTGCGCCGCCGCTCATTCGCATCATCCTGTGCATGATCTTGGCTGTCATTGGCGCCGTGCTTGCCGTTGTGAGCTACCGGCGCTGGGCCCACCAGGAACAAGCCATGCGCAACGACGCCGAATTGCCGCACTCCTGGCTCATGTTGGGGATGACGGTGATTGTCTCCCTCGCGGCGATCGTGTTCGCCGTCCTGATCCTCGTCAGGCCCTGACATGGCGGGCCCTACGAGCGGCGGTCCCGGAGCCGGCCCGGACGGCGATTCCGAACGTGACCCTGGCTTGCAGCCGGAACGCACGGCCCTGGCCTGGCGCCGAACCATCCTCAGCGCCGTCATCGCCGACATTCTTATCTGGCGTGGCTGGATTCATGCGCTCGCCGGTGGCACGAGTGACGCCCTCATAGCCACCGAAGATTCGGCCCAGGTGATCGGCCTGGGAATCTGCGCCGTGATCGCCTGCCTGACCACGATCGTCCTGGTGTTCTGCGCCGTGGGCCGGATTCGGCTGCTCCATGCCGGTGTGGGGCGGCTGGATCACAGTGCCCAGATGGCAGTTCCGGCTCTTATGTTACGTACAGCATCGGCCGCTATAGTGGCTCTGGCTGTGGCCACCGTGTGCGCTTTGGCACTGGGTTTTTAGTAACCCGCCACGCCCCACAATTTTTCTTTTCATTTGCAACCGAAGGATTCACACACCATGACTTCATCCGGAACGGCCACGGCCCCGGTGCAGGCCTACCCGCTCAGTACCCGCGTCGCGATCGAGGGTTTGGGCAGCTTCTTCATTGTGTTTGCCGGACTGGGCACTGCACTTTTCAACTCCACCGGCTCGGCCGCGACGATTGGCTTCGCCTACGGTCTGGCCATGGTGGCGGCCATCGTCTCCTTCGGACACATCTCCAACGGTTTCTTCAACCCCGCATTCTCACTGGGTATGGCCGTGGTCGGCCGACTGAAGTTCTCCGCAATGGCGCTGTACATTGTTGCCCAGACCATCGGTGCCGTGCTGGCCTCCGTGGTGTGGCTGTCCATGATGAAGGTTATGCCAGCCGGTGCCACGCCCGAGACGCCGGCGCTCTTCGGCGCACTTGCAAATGGCTTTGATGCCCATTCCCCGTCCCAGGTGCCCATGGTGGGCGTGTTGATCGTGGAAGTTGTTGCCGTTGCCGTGCTGACAGCCATGGTTCTGGGCATCACCTCCGTCCGGAACAAGACAACCCTGGGACCGGTGGCAATTGGTGTGGCCTTTGCCGTCGCCGTGGCCATCACGATGCCGCTGAGCAATGGTTCGCTGAACCCGGCCCGCGCTACCTCCGTAGTGTTCCTGGCGGAATCCTGGGCCGCCGGCCAGCTGTGGCTGTTCTGGCTTGCCCCCTTGGTGGGTGCAGCGCTCGCCGCCGCGATCTACCGTTCCTTCGTGCCGTCCGCTGCTGCCGCTGAACTGACGGACGACGCCGAGGCCTCCTCCGGCGATACCGTTGGCGCCGTTTCTTCCGAGGCTGCTTCTTCGGAAGATGTCGTGACTGGCGCATCCGCCGGCGAGACGGTTGCAGCACCGGTTCCGGCGTCGGGCGTTAAGAGCGAACCGGCACGCGTGGACGATGCGCAGGCCTTCTTCGACGGCACCAAGAAGTAACTTCTTCACTGGTTCAAGGGCCCTTCTCGCGATGCGCGGGAGGGGCCCTTGGCGTTAACCGGGGTCCGCCGCGGTCCGTGAATGTCGGCACCCTCCTATAGCGTGGAACCATGAAGTTACTTCACACCTCGGACTGGCATTTGGGCCGGTCGTTCCACGGCGTGGGCACCCTCGACGCCCAGCGCCGCTTCGCAGGCCAGCTCGTGGATACTGTCATTGCTGAAAACGTTGACGTGGTGCTGCTGGCCGGGGACGTTTACGACAGGGCCCTGCCCAATGTTGACGTTGTCAAGCTTTTTGACGACATGCTGGCACGGCTTACTGCGCTGGGTACCAAGGTGATCATCACGAGCGGCAACCATGATTCCGCCACCCGTTTGGGCTTCGCCGGGCGCGTCATGGAAGCCGCCGGAGTCTACCTGCGCACCCGTATTGCGGACCTTGACACGCCAGTGGTTCTGCCCCTCACCGAGGATGGCAACGGCCCGGTGCTTGCCATCTACGGGATCCCTTTTCTTGAGCCCCGCATTGTTGCCGATGAGCTCGGCGTGGATCAGGCCAGCCATTTCACCGTGACCGAGGCGGCGGTGACCCGCATCCGTGCCGATCTGGCCACCCGGGCCGAGGGCAGCCACGCAGTGGTGTTGGCACACACCTTTGCCAGCGGCGGCATCACCTCGGCCAGCGAACGCGAGCTCGCCATTGGCGGTGTAGGTGCCGTACCCGTTGACCTCTTTGAGGGCTTTGCCTACGCCGCGCTGGGGCACCTGCATGGGCGCCAACAACTGCGCCCCAACGTGCGGTATTCGGGCTCTCCTCTGCCTTATTCCTTCTCGGAGGCCAACCACACCAAGGGTGGCTGGCTCGTTGAGGTTACCGAAGCTGGTCTGGGCCAGGTGCGGGCCGTGGACTGGCCAGGCGAAAGGGCGTTGTCGCTGGTGCGTGGAAAACTCGAGGATCTCCTCATCGATCCGCAATTCTCCGCGGCCGAAGATAGCTATTGCCAAATCACGCTGACAGACGATTCCCGCCCGGCCAACGCCATGGAGCGCCTGCGCGCCCGCTTCCCACACACCCTCGTGCTCATCTTTGAGCCGGAGAACGTGCGCGATGGCGCCGCTCAAAGTTACAGCCAGCGCGTTTCCGGAGCCGTGGACGAGCTCGATTTGTGCTGTGGATTCCTGGACCACGTCCGCCAGCGCCCTGCCACTGAACCGGAAACGGCCGTTCTCCGCGAAACTCTCGCCGCGGTCCACGCGGAGGTGGCGGCACGATGAGGATCCACCGCCTTGAAATTCAAGCCTTTGGGCCCTTTGCCGGCCGTGAAGTTGTTGACTTCGACGTTCTTGGATCCCAGGGTCTCTTCCTGCTCAACGGGTCAACGGGGGCCGGGAAGACCAGCGTTCTGGATGCCATCGCCTACGCGTTTTACGGCCAGGTGCCCGGTGCCAGGCAGGGCTCGGTCCGGCGGCTGCGCAGCCACCACGCGGAGCCCGGGATGGGGCCGGAGGTCATGTGTGAATTTACGGCAGGTGGCCGCCGTCTTGAAGTGACCCGCAGCCCAGAATGGCTGCGCCCCGTGAAACGCGGCACGGGCACCACACGAGAAAACGCCAGCACAGCCTTGCGCGAACGGGTCGACGGCGTCTGGGTGGCGCTGTCACAGCGTAATGACGAGGCCGCCAGCGAAATTCAGCGCCTGCTGGGTATGAACATGGCGCAGTTCACCAAGGTGGTGCTCCTGGCCCAGGGAGAATTCGCGGCCTTCCTGCGCGCCGACGCCAAGGACCGCCAGGAACTCCTGGAGAAACTCTTCGGCACCGAGGTCTACAAGGATCTGGAAATTCATTTGGCGGCGGCGGCCAAGGACGCCCAAGCCGGGGTCACCGCCGGCGTCGCCGAACTCGTGGCGCTTGAACAAGTGGCCCGGAGCCAAGCCGCAGGCGTCCTGCCAGCGGCCAGCGAAGGCGCGGACAGCGAAGAACCAGGGGATCCGGAGCCTTCGGAGGCGGAGACCACCGGAGCCGGGCTCTTCCCCTGGCTGGAAGCCGAACTTGCCGTGGCCGTCGAACAGGCCCAATCCGAACGAGGGCACCTGAATGGGTTGCTCGAGGAAAGCCAACAGGCCTTGAGCGCAGCCCAGGACCGCAAGAGCAGGCACGACGCTTTGGAATCGGCGCTGCGTGAACAGGCCCGTCTGGCGGAGCGGGCCCCGCAGGTGGCCGCCTGGGACACCCAATTGAGCCGCCACCACAAAGCGGAGGTCCTCGCCGGAAGCGTCAAGGCCGACCACGGCGCCGGAGCGGAACTGATCAAGGCAGAGTCGAAGGCTGCGGAAGCGCTGGCACAGCTTTCCCAAGATGAATTGGCCTCCCGTACCGTCACGGCGGTTGGTGCCACAGGCGCAGCAACCAAGACGCTGCCGGCTTCTCAGGCCCAGCCCGGTATCACCGAACTGGAATCCGTTGAGAGGATCCTCAGCGGGCAGGAGGCCACGGTTGCCCAGATACTGCCGCAGGAACTAAGGCTCGTTGCCGTTGACGCCGAACTGATCCGTGGCGAGGAGCAGCTGTTGGCGGCCCAACAAGATGTTGCCAAACTCGAGGTGGCGCAGTCCCGTGGCAAGGAACAACTGACCGAGCTCAAGGAAAAGCTGGGGGTGTTGCGGGCGAAGACCGTGTCACTGGAAAAAGCCAGCCAGCAGCTTGCCGAGTCCACAGCCCAGCTGGCGAGCATCGAGGCGCACACGGCACAACTTGTTGTGGTGGAGACGGCCCACGGTCTTGACCTGGCCGCGCGTGAAAACGTGGTGAACGCCAAGCAGCTGTGGCTGGGCGCCGTTGAGCATCGCCTGGCCCTGGCAGCAGGGGAGCTGGCTGCGGGACTGGTCGATGGCGAGCCCTGCATGGTGTGTGGCAGCACCATCCACCCGGCTCCTTCGCCGCTGGCCGGCTCGGGTGCCGACGCCGTCCGGGCCGAGAAGAAAGCCAAGGACGCGCTCACATCGCTGGAAAAAGCTGCGGTCGAGGCCGCAGCAACGCTCGTAAAAGAACGCCAGTGGCTGGCAGTCCTGGTTGAGCGCGGTGGAGACGGTGTTCGCCACGAGGCTGCCGCCGCCGTCGAACGGTGTACAGCGGCTTTGGCGGCGGCCACCGACGATGCCGCACGGCTTCAAGAGTGGGAAGCGGAGCAAGGACGGCTGGAGACGGACATTGCCGCGTCCTGGACCGTGTTGCTGACCGCCAAGGAGTCCGTGGCGTCGCTGCTCGCAGGAAACTCGGCACTCGTCAAGGAAAGCACCCAATTGTCGGCGGGGCTTCAGGAAGCCAGAGATGGCTATGCAACATTGAGCCTGCGCCAGCAAGCTGTTGCCACGGCGTTGGCCGCCACCACCGGCGCCCTCGCTGCACTCAGGCGCAAGGTTTCAGCGCTGCAATCCAGGGATGACGCGGCCGCCACTTTGCAAGAAGCCCTGCAGCTCAGCGACTTTGCGACGTCGGCGGACGTCGAGGAAAGCCTCATGGCCGCACCCGCTGTCGCCGCCGCCAAGGCCAATCTCGATGACCATGCCAGGGTGCAGACGCTCCTTGCCGCGGCGCTGGAATCGGACCAGGTGGGTGCGGCCCGGCGAGAATCGGAACAGGGCCTTGGCGCCCCCGATCCTGAAACGCTTTTGGCACTGGAACGCTCACTTCTGGAACACCGGAAAGCCCGTGAGGATGCTGGCCTGCGTTTCTCGCTGGCAGAGAACGCCTTGGCCCGGGTTCGCATCACGCACGCCGAGCATGCCGCCAAGGAACTTTCGGTGGCGCCCCTGCGAGACCATGCAAACATGGTGTCCGGGTTGGCGGATGCCGCCCGCGGTGGGGGAGACAACCAGCTGAAGATGACCCTGACGAGCTACGTCCTTGCCGCCCGCCTCGAGCAAGTCGCGGAGGCAGCCTCGCTGCGGCTCTCCACCATGAGCGGGGACCGCTACTCCCTGACACACAGCGATGCGAAGGCCGGCGGGAACAAGAAATCCGGTCTGGGTCTGGCCGTGGTGGATGGCTGGACGCAGCTGAGCCGGGACACCTCAACGCTCTCTGGTGGCGAATCGTTCATGGCCTCCTTGTCCTTGGCGCTGGGGCTGGCAGATGTGGTCCAGCAGGAGTCCGGCGGCCTCGACATTGAGACCTTGTTCGTTGATGAGGGCTTCGGTTCGCTGGATGAGGAATCGCTGGATCAGGTCATGGACGCCCTCGAGGGCCTTCGCGACGGCGGGCGGATGGTGGGTCTGGTCAGCCACGTGGCGGATATGAAATCGCGCATTCCACTTCACCTGCATGTGGTCAAGGGGCGGACCGGTTCCACCCTGCGCGTAGGGGAGTCCGTCTAGTTCCCGCCCGAGCCGAAGCCCACTAGACTGGAAGGGTATTTGGGTTCGGTGTGCCGGGAGGAGGGACGGTGCACACGTACTTTGAGCTGACCGGATACACATGACATCCTCATATTCCTCCCTTCCAGAAGCACCCTTCCCCGACGCGCCTTCCAGCGACAGCGCTGAGGGCGCCGCCGCCAAGAAGAGCACGAGCCGCTACGGCATGCTGCCCCGCCTGGCCGGAAAGAGCTACATTCCCCTGGGCTTGTTTGCCCGAGTGCCGCTGGCCATGCTGACCATTGGGGTCTTGACCCTCGTCACGGCTGTGAGCGCTTCCTACGCAATTGGCGGCTATGCCGCCGGTGCCGTGGGCGTGGGTGCGGCCATCGGTGCACCCTTGGTGGGTTACCTTGCAGACCGTTTCGGGCAAAAACGCATCCTGCTGGTGTCCGCCGTGGCAAACGCCGTGCTCGTGTGCGGCGTCGTCGCCATGGCCTACAGCATTGGCGAGTTCACCGTCTCAGCCACCGTGGCCATGCTGAGCATCGCCCTGCTGGCCGGCGCCAGTTCACCCCAAGTAGGGCCGTTGTCGCGCGTGCGATGGATGGCGCTGAGCAAGAAACTGCCCAAGAAGCAACAGGGTCCCCTGGTTGACACGGCCTTGTCCCTGGAGGGCACGGCAGATGAGGTGACCTTCGTGCTGGGCCCGGCCCTCGTTGGCCTGTTGGCTTCCCTCGCAGCGCCCTGGCTTCCCCTGGTTCTGGCAGCAGCCATGACGCTCACGCTGGTGACACTCTTTGCCATCCACCCCACCCAGGCCGCTGTTGGCGCGCGCCAAAACTCGGTGACGGGCAATGCCGGCTACGTCGCCGCCGAACCCATCAAGTGGCTGCGAGTTGCCGTCCCGGTGCTGGGAATGGTCTTCATGGGCACGTTCTTCGGATCCTCCCAGACGGCATTGACGGCGTTCACCGGAGTCCACGGCTCGGTAGACCAGGCCGGGCTCATGTACGCCGTAATGGGCGCCAGCTCCGCCGTCGCCGCGCTCTCGGTGGCCTATTGGCCTGCCGCGTTTAGCCACGCCTGGCGCTGGGTTCTGACGGCTGCCCTGATGGCCGCCGGAACCATGGCGTTCCTGCTGCCTGAGTCCTTGGGATCCATGATTATTGTCTTGCTGCTGGTGGGAATTCCAGTGGGTCCCACCATGGTGACCATTTTCAGCGTAGGAAGCGTCATTGCCCCGCCGCAATGGATGGGCACCGTCATGACTGCCTTGGCCAGTGGGATCGTGGCTGGCACGGCGCTTGGTTCCTCGATTGCCGGGTCACTGGCCCAAACCGTGGGATATCACACGGCTTTCATTGTTCCCATTGTCGCCGCAAGCGCCCTCCTGGTGCTGGGCCTGGTAGCCGCCTTGCTGCTTCGCAGGACGAACAAAACCAACTAGCCGGCCAGGAAGGCGATGGCTGCGTCCTTGAACTCCCGTGAGGTAACAGCATTGTTGTGAGTGCGTCCGGGAATGACATACTGTTCCGCCTTGCCGTTGAGCTGGGCGAGCAGGTCCATGCTGCGGGCTCGCTCGTCCAGGTCACCGGCCACAAGCAAGATGGGCATTTTGGGAACGGCGTCGGCCGGCTCAAAGGGTTCGAGCTTGATGGCCTGAATCAAGGCCAGCAGGGCGAAAATGTCATTGCTGGGAATGAGTTGGGCCATCTCCAACAACCAGCGGGTGGATTCATCTGCAATGGGGGTGCCGTCGTTGAGGAATGTTTGTGCCGCGTTGAGGTCAAATTCGGCCAGCGGATCCCTGGGGTTCGGGCCTCCGAGCACCATCTTGCGTACCAACTCCGGCTGGGTTGCGCCAAATTCCCAGGCCAACCGGGAGCCAAGCGAATATCCGATTAAATCGACTCCGGAGCCAAGATCGCCGGCTTGCAGCGGCCGGACGCCTTGATCAGTCAGGATTTGAAGCAGGTCTGCACGGATTTTCCCGGGCGTATATGAATCAAGATCGTAGGGTGCCGTGCTCTGCCCATGACCCGGAAGGTCTACCGAAAGCACCCGACGCCCTGCCCTGTTGAGTGCCGCAACCCAGCCGCTCTTGATCCAGTTCAACTCAATGGATGAGGCAAATCCATGGATCAGGAAGACTGGCGGCAATTGTGCGGGGACGTCGGCATCGAAGACTGCCACGTTC includes:
- a CDS encoding aquaporin, which translates into the protein MTSSGTATAPVQAYPLSTRVAIEGLGSFFIVFAGLGTALFNSTGSAATIGFAYGLAMVAAIVSFGHISNGFFNPAFSLGMAVVGRLKFSAMALYIVAQTIGAVLASVVWLSMMKVMPAGATPETPALFGALANGFDAHSPSQVPMVGVLIVEVVAVAVLTAMVLGITSVRNKTTLGPVAIGVAFAVAVAITMPLSNGSLNPARATSVVFLAESWAAGQLWLFWLAPLVGAALAAAIYRSFVPSAAAAELTDDAEASSGDTVGAVSSEAASSEDVVTGASAGETVAAPVPASGVKSEPARVDDAQAFFDGTKK
- a CDS encoding alpha/beta fold hydrolase; translation: MSVQGKNSTPSASHSVEGASTGLNVAVFDADVPAQLPPVFLIHGFASSIELNWIKSGWVAALNRAGRRVLSVDLPGHGQSTAPYDLDSYTPGKIRADLLQILTDQGVRPLQAGDLGSGVDLIGYSLGSRLAWEFGATQPELVRKMVLGGPNPRDPLAEFDLNAAQTFLNDGTPIADESTRWLLEMAQLIPSNDIFALLALIQAIKLEPFEPADAVPKMPILLVAGDLDERARSMDLLAQLNGKAEQYVIPGRTHNNAVTSREFKDAAIAFLAG
- a CDS encoding exonuclease SbcCD subunit D is translated as MKLLHTSDWHLGRSFHGVGTLDAQRRFAGQLVDTVIAENVDVVLLAGDVYDRALPNVDVVKLFDDMLARLTALGTKVIITSGNHDSATRLGFAGRVMEAAGVYLRTRIADLDTPVVLPLTEDGNGPVLAIYGIPFLEPRIVADELGVDQASHFTVTEAAVTRIRADLATRAEGSHAVVLAHTFASGGITSASERELAIGGVGAVPVDLFEGFAYAALGHLHGRQQLRPNVRYSGSPLPYSFSEANHTKGGWLVEVTEAGLGQVRAVDWPGERALSLVRGKLEDLLIDPQFSAAEDSYCQITLTDDSRPANAMERLRARFPHTLVLIFEPENVRDGAAQSYSQRVSGAVDELDLCCGFLDHVRQRPATEPETAVLRETLAAVHAEVAAR
- a CDS encoding MFS transporter, with product MTSSYSSLPEAPFPDAPSSDSAEGAAAKKSTSRYGMLPRLAGKSYIPLGLFARVPLAMLTIGVLTLVTAVSASYAIGGYAAGAVGVGAAIGAPLVGYLADRFGQKRILLVSAVANAVLVCGVVAMAYSIGEFTVSATVAMLSIALLAGASSPQVGPLSRVRWMALSKKLPKKQQGPLVDTALSLEGTADEVTFVLGPALVGLLASLAAPWLPLVLAAAMTLTLVTLFAIHPTQAAVGARQNSVTGNAGYVAAEPIKWLRVAVPVLGMVFMGTFFGSSQTALTAFTGVHGSVDQAGLMYAVMGASSAVAALSVAYWPAAFSHAWRWVLTAALMAAGTMAFLLPESLGSMIIVLLLVGIPVGPTMVTIFSVGSVIAPPQWMGTVMTALASGIVAGTALGSSIAGSLAQTVGYHTAFIVPIVAASALLVLGLVAALLLRRTNKTN
- a CDS encoding DUF202 domain-containing protein, giving the protein MAGPTSGGPGAGPDGDSERDPGLQPERTALAWRRTILSAVIADILIWRGWIHALAGGTSDALIATEDSAQVIGLGICAVIACLTTIVLVFCAVGRIRLLHAGVGRLDHSAQMAVPALMLRTASAAIVALAVATVCALALGF
- a CDS encoding YidH family protein, which codes for MREPAWRRTGKTPDYRFSLANERTFLAWVRTALALLAGAVAIDQLAPEIAPPLIRIILCMILAVIGAVLAVVSYRRWAHQEQAMRNDAELPHSWLMLGMTVIVSLAAIVFAVLILVRP
- a CDS encoding AAA family ATPase, yielding MRIHRLEIQAFGPFAGREVVDFDVLGSQGLFLLNGSTGAGKTSVLDAIAYAFYGQVPGARQGSVRRLRSHHAEPGMGPEVMCEFTAGGRRLEVTRSPEWLRPVKRGTGTTRENASTALRERVDGVWVALSQRNDEAASEIQRLLGMNMAQFTKVVLLAQGEFAAFLRADAKDRQELLEKLFGTEVYKDLEIHLAAAAKDAQAGVTAGVAELVALEQVARSQAAGVLPAASEGADSEEPGDPEPSEAETTGAGLFPWLEAELAVAVEQAQSERGHLNGLLEESQQALSAAQDRKSRHDALESALREQARLAERAPQVAAWDTQLSRHHKAEVLAGSVKADHGAGAELIKAESKAAEALAQLSQDELASRTVTAVGATGAATKTLPASQAQPGITELESVERILSGQEATVAQILPQELRLVAVDAELIRGEEQLLAAQQDVAKLEVAQSRGKEQLTELKEKLGVLRAKTVSLEKASQQLAESTAQLASIEAHTAQLVVVETAHGLDLAARENVVNAKQLWLGAVEHRLALAAGELAAGLVDGEPCMVCGSTIHPAPSPLAGSGADAVRAEKKAKDALTSLEKAAVEAAATLVKERQWLAVLVERGGDGVRHEAAAAVERCTAALAAATDDAARLQEWEAEQGRLETDIAASWTVLLTAKESVASLLAGNSALVKESTQLSAGLQEARDGYATLSLRQQAVATALAATTGALAALRRKVSALQSRDDAAATLQEALQLSDFATSADVEESLMAAPAVAAAKANLDDHARVQTLLAAALESDQVGAARRESEQGLGAPDPETLLALERSLLEHRKAREDAGLRFSLAENALARVRITHAEHAAKELSVAPLRDHANMVSGLADAARGGGDNQLKMTLTSYVLAARLEQVAEAASLRLSTMSGDRYSLTHSDAKAGGNKKSGLGLAVVDGWTQLSRDTSTLSGGESFMASLSLALGLADVVQQESGGLDIETLFVDEGFGSLDEESLDQVMDALEGLRDGGRMVGLVSHVADMKSRIPLHLHVVKGRTGSTLRVGESV